The DNA segment AGGGCGATCGCGTCACCATCTACCTACCGATGATCCCCGATGCGGCCGTCGCCATGCTGGCTTGCGCGCGCATCGGCGCCATCCACTCGGTGGTGTTCGGCGGCTTCGCGCCGAACTCGATCGCCGATCGCGTGTCCGACTGCGCCAGCAAGCTGATCATCACCGCTGACGAAGGCCTGCGTGGCGGCAAGAAGGTGCCGCTGAAGGCGAACGTGGACGCTGCGCTGAAGCTGCCGGGCACCCATTCCGTCGAGACCGTGCTCGTGGTTCGCCACACCGGCGGCGCGGTGGATATGCAGATGCCGCGCGACCGTTGGTTCGACGCCGTCGTCGACGCACAGCCCGCCGAGTGCGAGCCCGAGCGCATGAACGCCGAGGACCCGCTCTTCATCCTCTACACCTCCGGCTCCACCGGCAAGCCGAAGGGCGTGCTGCACACCACCGGCGGCTACCTGCTGTACGCCAGCTACACGCACGAGGCCGTGTTCGACCTGCGCGAAGACGACATCTACTGGTGCACCGCCGACGTGGGCTGGGTCACCGGCCACAGCTACATCGTCTACGGCCCGCTGGCCAATGGCGCCACGGCGGTGATGTTCGAGGGCGTGCCCAACTACCCCAGCGTGTCGCGCTTCTGGGAAGTGATCGACAAGCACAAGGTCACCATCTTCTACACCGCACCCACCGCGATCCGCGCGCTGATGCGCGAAGGCGAAGCTCCGGTGAAGAAGACCTCGCGTGCCTCGCTGCGCCTGCTGGGCAGTGTGGGCGAGCCGATCAATCCGGAAGCCTGGCGCTGGTACTACGACGTGGTCGGCGATGCTCGTTGCCCCATCGTCGACACGTGGTGGCAGACCGAGACCGGCGGCATCCTCATCACCCCGCTGGCCGGTGCGGTCGACCTCAAGCCCGGCTCGGCCACGCTGCCGTTCTTCGGCGTGCGGCCGGCGCTGGTCGACGCCAATGGCGAGCAACTCGACGGCGCCACCGAAGGCAACCTGGTGCTGCTGGATTCCTGGCCGGGACAGATGCGCACGGTGTACGGCGACCACCAGCGCTTCATCGACACCTACTTCCGCACGTATCCGGGCACCTATTTCACTGGCGACGGCTGCCGTCGCGACGCCGATGGGTACTACTGGATCACCGGCCGCGTCGACGATGTCATCAACGTCTCCGGCCACCGTATCGGCACCGCCGAAGTGGAAAGCGCGCTGGTCGCGCACCCGAAGGTGGCCGAAGCGGCTGTGGTCGGGTTCCCGCACGACATCAAGGGCCAGGGCATCTACGCCTACGTCACCCTGAAGGCCGGTGAAGCGCAGAGCGACGAACTGCTGAAAGAACTGGTGGCCTGGGTGCGCAAGGAGATCGGCCCGATCGCCACGCCAGACCACCTGCAATGGGCGCCGGGCCTGCCAAAGACGCGCTCGGGCAAGATCATGCGCCGCATCCTGCGCAAGATCGCCGAGAACGCGCCCGAGCAGTTGGGCGATACCTCGACGTTGGCCGACCCGTCGGTGGTCGAATCGCTCGTCGCCGAACGCAAGGTGAAGTAACCCGGCTGCTGGGGAGGGCAGACGGGCTGCACAGGGCGGGACACGCCGCCCTGTGCAGGCAACGCATCAAGGATTACCCTTTCCCATCACGATGGATCGCACTGCCATGCCCACTCTGTTGATCGCCGACGACCACCCGCTGTTCCGTGAGGCGCTGCGCGGCGCCGTGCAACGGGTGATGCCGGGCGTGAAACTGCATGAAGCCGACAGCGTCGATGCCCTGTACGTGCTGGTCGATGCGCACCCGGATGCCGACCTGCTGCTGATGGACCTCAACATGCCCGGCGCGCACGGCTTCAATGCCCTGGTGCACCTGCGCGCGCTGCATCCGCAGCTGCCGGTGGTGATCGTCTCGGCGCGCGAAGAGCCGGTGGTGATGCGTCGCGCGCTCGACCACGGCGCGCTGGGCTTCATTCCGAAGTCGGCCGATTCGGACACCATCGGCCAGGCCATCGGCGCAGTGCTGGATGGCGAGCGCTGGGTGCCCGACGAAGCGCTCAGCGCCCCGGCCACGTCCCGCGACGAGCAGGAAACCGCGCAGCGCCTGCGCGACCTGACGCCGCAGCAGTTCAAGGTGCTGCAGATGCTCGGCGCCGGTCGCCTCAACAAGCAGATCGCTTACGACCTGGGCGTGTCCGAAGCCACGATCAAGGCGCACGTCACCGCCATCTTGCGCAAGCTCCACGTCACCAACCGGACCCAGGCGGTGCTCGCCGCCGGTCGCCTTGCGGTGGATCCGGACGGCCTGGTGCTGCCGCCGGAAGAAGGCGAGTAAGTCCGGTCCGGTCGCAACTGCGGTACAACGGGCGCGTCAGCGACCCTCCACGCGGATGCCGACGAGTCGCAGTACCGGACCGGTGAGCAGAGCCCCCAATAGTGCGCACGGCGTCCCCCACAAAAGGACCGCCACATAGATCATCGACGCTCCGCCGCCGGCATACGGGCGGACGCAGTCGGTGTAGTACGCGAAGACGAGCCACGGTGACAGGAGTAGGCAGGCGCCGACCGCACGCAGCGGATTGGCGGTGGCCAACGAGACCAGTGCGGGCAGCAGCGGGATGAGCAGGAAGAACCCCACGGCGCGCAGATACGCCACCCACGTGTGGTCATAGCAGGCGACGTTGTTGAACGCCTGCAGCAGCAGGATGCCGACGATGGCAACGGCACCGAGGATGCGTGCGGTCTTGCGGGAGACGTTCATGAGGTCGGCAGGTGCGAGCGGACCAGCTTCACGGTCTCTACCAACTGGTCGACCGGAACGCGAACCCGCGCCATGCGCGCCGCATCGCCGCTCCGGTCGTGCGTGGTGCCCCTTTCACGGCCCGCGCCGTCGAAGGTGGCGAGTTGCGGTGGCCCGATGCCCCAGTCACTTCCTTTCTGTCGAGGCACGACGTGGAAATGGAAATGCGGCGTTTCCTGCCCGCTGTACACGCCATTGTTCTGGAACGTCATTATTCCCAACGGTTGATACGCACTGACGAGTGCCTCCGCGATCCGCTTGGCCGAGGCCATGATGGCCGAACACTCGGCGTCGGAAAGATCGAGCAGCGTTGCCACGTGCCGGCGCGTAATGACGCAGCATTGGCCGGTCTCGAACTGCCACGGATTGATGACGGTCAGCGTATGTTCGCTCTCGTCGATGATCTTCCAGTGCTCGTCGCGGGCCGCCACGCACAAGTCGCAAGGGTCTCTGACGGGAAGTTGGATCATTTCTTTCTCCTATACCTGACAGGGACGCGTTCGCGAGCTGGCTGGCCAGCCGGATCGGTCGGCTACGGACACCATCAGACCCAAGGCAGCCATGCGACCAGTCCCATGCGCACGCGCTGCGGCGCGACCGTTCCGGCGACGAACAGGGCTGCCGCCCCGACGCCAAAGAGCAGGCGCGCAAACAAGGGGACGTCCGTGGCGCAAGCGACCCATGCTCCTGCGGCTAGCCCGGACCCCAGCACGATGCAGATGATGCGCGCGATCCAGTCCAGGCGGGGCGTCGCTTCCGGTGTGCTCTTCATCCGGTGCAGGGCCTGTGTTGAGCCGGGGGAAAAGCGGGTTCGGTGTGAATGAGTTGCCAGGGCCAGCATCGCGATCAATCGAACTGGAGATCCGGATCCCGCCCGAAAATATCTTTGAGCCACAGCTCCGTCCGGCGCTCAAACGCCATGTCGCTGACATCTTCATAAGAGTAGGACACCGAGAAACTCACATTATCCCGGAAAAATCGTCTTGTTCTCTCGATCGACAAGATGGCGGCGGTGAAAGGTGGCGCTCCGCTGGCGATGAACTCGCCATGCAATGCGTTGAAGCGGGCATCCAGCTTGTCGATGCCGTCATACACCGCGCGATGTTCATTCCTGCGCGAAAGGTAATACAACCCTGTGGTCGACACGCCGTCGAATATCTCGGATCTGGCCCAGATCTTCCCCGCGTCACCCGGCACACGGCTGCAGGCTTCCTGGACGAGCAGCCTGTAGACACCTTCGAAAGCGTGAATCTTCTTCATGATGACCCTAACGTACATGCCGGGCCGAC comes from the Pseudoxanthomonas sp. YR558 genome and includes:
- the acs gene encoding acetate--CoA ligase, producing MTDLYPVKPEFAAKARITREQYQRDYQASIDDPDAFWGKAAERLDWFKKPTQIKDVNYALDDFRIRWFADGELNASVNCLDRQLAERGDKVALLFEPDGPDSPSYGVTYRELYERTCKLANALRALGVQKGDRVTIYLPMIPDAAVAMLACARIGAIHSVVFGGFAPNSIADRVSDCASKLIITADEGLRGGKKVPLKANVDAALKLPGTHSVETVLVVRHTGGAVDMQMPRDRWFDAVVDAQPAECEPERMNAEDPLFILYTSGSTGKPKGVLHTTGGYLLYASYTHEAVFDLREDDIYWCTADVGWVTGHSYIVYGPLANGATAVMFEGVPNYPSVSRFWEVIDKHKVTIFYTAPTAIRALMREGEAPVKKTSRASLRLLGSVGEPINPEAWRWYYDVVGDARCPIVDTWWQTETGGILITPLAGAVDLKPGSATLPFFGVRPALVDANGEQLDGATEGNLVLLDSWPGQMRTVYGDHQRFIDTYFRTYPGTYFTGDGCRRDADGYYWITGRVDDVINVSGHRIGTAEVESALVAHPKVAEAAVVGFPHDIKGQGIYAYVTLKAGEAQSDELLKELVAWVRKEIGPIATPDHLQWAPGLPKTRSGKIMRRILRKIAENAPEQLGDTSTLADPSVVESLVAERKVK
- a CDS encoding response regulator transcription factor; the encoded protein is MPTLLIADDHPLFREALRGAVQRVMPGVKLHEADSVDALYVLVDAHPDADLLLMDLNMPGAHGFNALVHLRALHPQLPVVIVSAREEPVVMRRALDHGALGFIPKSADSDTIGQAIGAVLDGERWVPDEALSAPATSRDEQETAQRLRDLTPQQFKVLQMLGAGRLNKQIAYDLGVSEATIKAHVTAILRKLHVTNRTQAVLAAGRLAVDPDGLVLPPEEGE
- a CDS encoding Na+:solute symporter, translated to MNVSRKTARILGAVAIVGILLLQAFNNVACYDHTWVAYLRAVGFFLLIPLLPALVSLATANPLRAVGACLLLSPWLVFAYYTDCVRPYAGGGASMIYVAVLLWGTPCALLGALLTGPVLRLVGIRVEGR
- a CDS encoding HIT family protein, which produces MIQLPVRDPCDLCVAARDEHWKIIDESEHTLTVINPWQFETGQCCVITRRHVATLLDLSDAECSAIMASAKRIAEALVSAYQPLGIMTFQNNGVYSGQETPHFHFHVVPRQKGSDWGIGPPQLATFDGAGRERGTTHDRSGDAARMARVRVPVDQLVETVKLVRSHLPTS